One Sporomusaceae bacterium ACPt DNA window includes the following coding sequences:
- the pstC gene encoding Phosphate transport system permease protein PstC has product MVTAAGDREHQLKLLYDRYVRYLFIASAFLMTVIILSIIVFVGQQGLMTFKEVSPLEFFSSARWDPTDDRYGAFSFIMGSVYVTVLAVLFGAPLGLAGAIFMAKIAPQWLREIMRPATDLYVAIPSIVYGFVGLTILVPFIREYFHVNTGFGLFAAAIILAIMILPTIISISEDAIRSVPKTLEEASLALGATRWQTISRVLLPSALPGILTAIILAMARAIGETMAVQMVIGNTPQLAKSLFMPTSTLPSEIVVEMGNTPFGSAWGNSLFLMALVLLMISLLMILVIRRIAKGRLA; this is encoded by the coding sequence ATGGTAACTGCCGCCGGCGACCGGGAACACCAACTGAAGTTGTTGTATGACCGGTATGTGCGCTATTTATTTATTGCAAGCGCTTTTCTAATGACTGTGATAATTTTGTCAATTATTGTATTTGTAGGCCAGCAAGGATTAATGACTTTTAAGGAAGTAAGCCCGCTTGAATTCTTTTCATCGGCTAGATGGGACCCGACTGACGACAGATATGGCGCATTTAGCTTTATTATGGGTTCGGTTTACGTTACGGTACTGGCCGTATTGTTTGGTGCGCCGCTTGGCTTGGCGGGAGCCATTTTTATGGCTAAAATTGCGCCACAGTGGTTGCGGGAGATTATGCGTCCGGCAACAGATTTATATGTTGCCATACCCTCCATTGTTTATGGTTTCGTCGGTTTGACCATATTAGTGCCATTTATCCGCGAGTATTTTCATGTAAATACCGGTTTCGGTCTGTTTGCAGCCGCTATTATTCTGGCGATTATGATATTGCCGACCATCATTAGTATTTCGGAGGATGCCATCAGGTCGGTGCCCAAAACTCTCGAAGAAGCATCATTGGCTTTGGGCGCTACCCGTTGGCAAACGATATCACGAGTGCTGTTGCCGTCTGCGCTGCCCGGTATTTTAACTGCTATCATTCTGGCTATGGCCCGGGCGATTGGTGAGACTATGGCGGTGCAAATGGTTATTGGCAATACACCGCAACTGGCTAAATCGTTATTTATGCCGACATCGACGCTTCCCAGCGAAATCGTTGTGGAAATGGGTAATACACCTTTTGGATCAGCTTGGGGCAATTCGCTATTTCTCATGGCTCTTGTGCTTCTTATGATATCGTTGTTGATGATTCTGGTAATCAGGCGGATTGCCAAGGGGAGGCTGGCCTAA
- the ugtP_1 gene encoding Processive diacylglycerol beta-glucosyltransferase: MSSRIKPAKIMLVSASIGAGHTQAAQAVKAAIENQGLATAEVVDFMAGENSYLNTLVKETYLKMIDIFPDMYDLLYRWSQMPRPGSKVQGLMAIAMKRSMLRLINAYRPDAIICTHPFPCGAAAYLKRTRRINLPLAGVITDFAVHRLWCYNETDLYFVATPELKQELAAQGIASARIHATGIPVGPKFILQPDVAAQTAFRASLGFTNSYPIVLIMGGGLGLGDLEQAVLAIDTLCLPLNLVVVTGRNATLRRSLLAKAKSLTHHIKVLGYTQHVPELMAAADLLITKPGALTISEALSRHLPIILCQAIPGQEEENAAYLTRKGAALRADSNHSLASLVYELLTHSERLNYMREMAAMLGRPTAAPTIATTVWQELFNAEAAAGR, from the coding sequence TTGTCGTCAAGAATTAAACCGGCAAAAATTATGCTGGTCTCAGCGTCTATTGGCGCCGGGCATACGCAAGCCGCCCAGGCAGTTAAAGCAGCTATCGAAAATCAAGGGCTGGCCACAGCCGAAGTGGTCGATTTTATGGCCGGTGAAAACTCTTATCTCAACACGCTGGTTAAAGAAACTTACCTCAAAATGATTGACATTTTCCCCGATATGTACGACCTTTTGTACCGCTGGTCGCAAATGCCGCGGCCAGGCAGCAAAGTACAAGGCCTCATGGCTATTGCCATGAAGCGGAGCATGCTCAGATTGATTAACGCTTACCGGCCGGACGCTATTATTTGTACTCACCCTTTCCCCTGTGGCGCGGCTGCCTATCTTAAGCGGACCCGCCGGATTAACCTGCCGTTGGCCGGCGTTATTACCGACTTTGCCGTGCACCGGCTTTGGTGCTATAACGAAACTGACTTATATTTTGTCGCCACCCCTGAACTGAAACAGGAGTTAGCTGCCCAAGGTATAGCGTCTGCCCGCATTCACGCCACCGGTATTCCGGTTGGTCCCAAATTTATCCTTCAACCGGATGTGGCAGCGCAAACGGCCTTCCGGGCCAGTTTGGGATTTACTAACAGCTATCCTATCGTACTTATAATGGGAGGCGGCCTCGGGCTTGGCGATCTAGAACAGGCAGTCCTGGCTATTGACACTCTGTGCCTGCCGCTCAATCTGGTGGTGGTAACCGGACGCAACGCAACACTCCGCCGCAGTCTTTTAGCCAAAGCCAAATCCCTTACCCACCACATCAAGGTACTTGGCTATACCCAGCATGTTCCCGAACTTATGGCTGCCGCCGATCTGTTAATAACCAAACCGGGCGCGCTCACCATTAGTGAAGCATTATCCAGGCACCTCCCCATAATCTTGTGTCAAGCCATTCCCGGGCAGGAAGAGGAAAATGCCGCATACCTAACGCGCAAAGGCGCTGCACTGCGTGCAGACAGTAACCATAGCTTAGCCAGCCTTGTCTATGAGTTATTAACCCATTCTGAGCGGCTCAACTATATGCGGGAGATGGCCGCCATGCTTGGTCGTCCGACCGCCGCCCCAACCATAGCAACCACTGTCTGGCAAGAACTGTTCAACGCTGAGGCGGCAGCCGGGCGCTAA
- the gerAA gene encoding Spore germination protein A1: protein MQVGDRKKGQDHSGIHKLSDELSLASLERARGELHNLQKLINESARLGEEMSEIVADLRQVAAPEGQPFVFTDSIAENKRLLETVFRDCDDVKMRSFNLYGNQALLVYLDGMTDTDVLSENVIKAATSEPSTQSSGTQATIANLSTLVNEKLSVTDVTVVSKATEAIESVMAGKALLLIDDVAEVLVVGTVKHVKRSVEQGIEDVMRGPHDTFNETLSDNIVLIRRRARDPNVKVRIIKIGERSKTAVAMVYVANLVKPGLLEEVERRLKSIKIDRVLASFNIEEYIVDNPWTPFPQVQTTERPDKVVASIYEGRVAIIIDNTPATMLAPCTYNMIMQSPEDYTMPTIVSSLVRFSRHISAFIAIYLPSVYVAVVSFHPGLMPTTLAISVGELRARSPFPSFLEAVAMEMILEIFQEAVSRLPQKIAGAASVVGGFIIGNTVVEAGLINPLLVVVVASTAIASYTLPSWSFSMALRVFRVPMLILASILGLYGVMIGLLIVTVHLCALRSFGESYLGGMFNITLLEDWTDQVLRLPQQNIGARPKELGVQERDRHGENIG, encoded by the coding sequence ATGCAGGTGGGAGATAGAAAAAAAGGTCAAGATCATAGTGGTATTCATAAACTTTCCGATGAATTATCACTGGCTTCGCTGGAACGGGCGCGGGGAGAACTGCATAATTTGCAGAAGTTGATCAATGAGAGTGCCCGTTTAGGCGAGGAGATGTCCGAAATTGTGGCTGACCTGCGTCAGGTTGCGGCACCGGAAGGTCAGCCGTTTGTTTTTACAGATAGTATAGCTGAAAACAAACGGTTATTAGAGACCGTTTTCCGGGACTGCGACGATGTTAAAATGCGTTCCTTCAACTTATACGGTAATCAGGCCCTGCTCGTATATCTTGACGGTATGACAGATACTGACGTGCTCAGTGAAAATGTAATCAAGGCAGCTACATCAGAGCCGTCAACGCAATCCTCAGGCACCCAGGCAACAATAGCGAACCTTAGTACGCTTGTTAATGAAAAATTGAGTGTTACCGACGTTACCGTAGTAAGCAAGGCGACAGAAGCCATTGAATCAGTTATGGCCGGGAAGGCGCTGCTTCTTATTGACGATGTGGCTGAAGTCCTGGTAGTGGGGACGGTAAAGCATGTAAAACGCAGCGTAGAACAAGGCATTGAAGATGTAATGAGAGGGCCGCATGATACATTTAATGAGACTTTATCCGATAATATTGTCCTAATCAGGCGGCGGGCCCGGGATCCTAATGTCAAGGTTAGAATCATCAAAATTGGCGAGCGCAGCAAAACTGCCGTAGCTATGGTTTATGTGGCCAATTTGGTTAAACCAGGCTTATTAGAAGAAGTGGAGCGGCGTCTTAAGAGTATCAAAATTGACAGGGTGCTGGCTTCTTTTAATATTGAAGAATACATAGTTGACAACCCTTGGACGCCATTTCCGCAGGTTCAGACTACCGAACGGCCGGACAAGGTGGTTGCTTCCATTTACGAGGGACGGGTAGCCATTATCATCGACAATACGCCGGCTACTATGCTGGCACCTTGTACATACAATATGATCATGCAGAGTCCGGAAGACTATACTATGCCAACGATAGTTTCCAGCTTGGTCCGCTTCAGTCGCCATATATCGGCTTTTATTGCGATTTATCTGCCGTCTGTTTATGTCGCGGTAGTATCTTTCCATCCGGGGCTTATGCCAACAACTTTGGCCATATCGGTTGGTGAACTACGGGCCCGCTCACCATTTCCCTCTTTTCTGGAGGCAGTGGCTATGGAAATGATTTTAGAGATTTTTCAGGAAGCTGTCTCGCGACTGCCGCAGAAAATTGCCGGTGCTGCCAGTGTAGTGGGCGGGTTTATTATTGGCAATACTGTTGTTGAGGCTGGGCTTATTAACCCATTATTAGTAGTTGTTGTTGCCAGTACGGCTATTGCTTCCTACACACTGCCGTCCTGGAGTTTCAGCATGGCTTTACGGGTTTTTCGTGTGCCAATGCTCATTTTGGCTTCAATCCTGGGGTTATACGGAGTTATGATCGGATTATTGATAGTTACAGTACATCTTTGCGCTCTCCGGAGTTTTGGCGAGTCTTATCTCGGCGGCATGTTCAACATCACATTATTGGAAGACTGGACAGACCAGGTTTTGCGCTTGCCCCAGCAGAATATTGGCGCGCGGCCAAAAGAGCTTGGTGTGCAGGAGCGGGATAGGCATGGTGAGAATATTGGATAA